GGTCGCCTCGATCCTCGCTCAGCTTGGCCACCTTGATGCCCAGGCCACCGCGGCTCTGGCCCCGGTACTGGTCGACTTCGGTGCGCTTCGCGTACCCTCCCTCGGTCACGACGAAGACGAATCCGTCGTGGTCGACGAGGGATGCCGAGAGCAGACTGTCGTCGCCGCGGAACGACATCCCCTTCACGCCCTCGGTCGAGCGGCCCATGGGGCGGAGGGCATCGTCCGTCGCCGTGAACCGCAGGGACATGCCGTGCCGCGAGATGAGGAGGACGTCGTCGCCCTCGTCGACGAGGAGGGCGCTGACGACCTCATCGTCCTCACGGAGCTTGATGGCGATGACACCGCCCTGCCGGTTCGTGTCGTATTCGGTGAGGCGCGTCTTCTTGACGAGGCCGCCCCGCGTCGCGAGCACGAGATAGGTCGCGACCCGGTAGTCGCGGATGTCGAGGATCTGCGCGATCTCCTCGTCGGGCTGGAGGGCCAGGAGGTTCGCGACGTGCTGACCCTTGGCATCCCGGCCCGCCTCCGGCACGCGATACGTCTTCTCGCGGTAGACGCGGCCCTTCGTCGTGAAGAAGAGGAGCCAGTGGTGGGTCGTCGTGACGAAGAAGTGCTCGACGACGTCGTCTGCGCGCAGCTGCGCACCCTTGACGCCCTTGCCGCCGCGGTGCTGCGACCGGTAGTTGTCGCTGCGCGTGCGCTTGATGTACCCGTCGCGGGTGACGCTGACCACCATCTCCTCTTCGGGGATGAGGTCTTCGTCGGTCATGTCGCCGTCGAAGCCGAACTCGATCGAGGTGCGACGGTCGTCGCCGAACTTCTCGACGATGCCACGCAGCTCTTCGCGGATGATCGAGCGCTGACGCTCGGGCTTGGCGAGGATGTCGCGGAAGTCGGTGATCTGCGCCTCGAGCTCGGTCGCCTCGTCGATGATCTTCTGGCGCTCGAGCGCGGCGAGACGACGGAGCTGCATCGACAGGATCGCGTCGGCCTGGATCTCGTCGATTCCGAGCAGACCCATGAGGCCTTCACGCGCATCGTCGACCGTCGGCGACCGCCGGATGAGCGCGATGACCTCGTCGAGCGCATCGAGCGCCTTGAGGTAGCCGCGCAGGATGTGCATGCGCTCTTCCGCCTTGCGGAGGCGGAACTGCGTGCGGCGCACGATGACGTCGACCTGGTGGTCCACCCAGTGCGACACGAAGCCGTCGAGCGACAGTGTGCGGGGCACGCCGTCGACGATGGCGAGCATGTTCGCCCCGAAGTTCTCCTGCAGCTGCGTGTGCTTGTAGAGGTTGTTGAGCACGACCTTGGCGACCGCGTCGCGCTTGAGCACGATCACGAGACGCTGGCCCGTGCGGCCGGAGGTCTCGTCGCGGATGTCGGCGATGCCGGAGATCTTGCCGTCGCGCGCGAGGTCGGCGATCTTGAGCGCGAGGTTGTCGGGGTTGACCTGGTAGGGCAGCTCGGTGATGACGAGACACGTGCGGCCCTGGATCTCTGCGATCTCGACGACGGCCCGCATCGTGATGGAGCCGCGGCCGGTGCGGTAGGCCTCGTGGATGCCGCGGGTGCCCAGGATCTGCGCGCCCGTCGGGAAGTCGGGTCCCTTGATGCGCTGCATGAGCGCCTCGAGCAGCTCTTCGCGCGAGGCATCCGGATTCTCGAGCGCCCACAGAGCACCCTCGGCGACCTCTCGGAGGTTGTGCGGCGGGATGTTGGTCGCCATGCCGACGGCGATGCCGACGGAGCCGTTGACCAGGAGGTTCGGGAACCGCGACGGCAGGACGGTGGGCTCCTGCGTTCGACCGTCGTAGTTCTCCTCGAAGTCGACGGTCTCTTCTTCGATGTCACGCACCATCTCGAGCGCGAGCGGGGCCATCTTGGTCTCGGTGTACCGCGGGGCGGCGGCGCCCATATTGCCGGGCGAGCCGAAGTTGCCCTGACCGAGCGCGAGGGGATACCGCAGGGCCCACGGCTGCACGAGGCGCACGAGGGTGTCGTAGATGGGGGCGTCACCGTGCGGGTGGTACTGACCCATGACCTCGCCGACGACGCGCGCGCACTTCGAGAACGACTTGTCGGGACGATAGCCGCCGTCGTACATCGCGTAGATCACGCGGCGGTGCACGGGCTTCAGGCCGTCCCGCACATCGGGGAGGGCGCGGCCCACGATGACGGCCATCGCGTAGTCGAGATAGCTGCGCTGCATCTCGCCTTGCAGGTCGACCTGCTCGATGTGCCCGTGATTGTGACCGGATGCCTCGGTCGTGGTGCTGTCGTCAGCCATGCGCTTCTCTTCCGTTGATCCGTTCCGTCATGCTTCGCGTGCTCATCGACCGCAGTGCGGCGGGGGTGAGCAGGAGCGACGGAACGCTAGATGTCGAGGAACCGGACATCCTTCGCGTTCTTCTGGATGAACTGCCGGCGCGACTCGACGTCTTCACCCATGAGGGTCGTGAAGATCGTGTCGGCGGCGACGGCGTCGTCGATCGTGACCTGGCGGAGGGTGCGGGTCGTGGGATCCATCGTCGTCTCCCACAGCTCCTTGTCGTTCATCTCACCGAGGCCCTTGTAGCGCTGGATGCCGTTGTCCTTCGGGATCCGCTTGCCGTTGGCCAGGCCGTCGGCCAGCAGGGCATCGCGCTCGACGTCGCTGTAGACGTACTCGTGCGGCGAGTTCGACCACTTGAGCCGGTACAGGGGCGGCATCGCGAGGTACACGTAGCCGGCCTCGATGAGCCCTCGCATGTAGCGGAAGAGCAGCGTCAGCAGCAGCGTCGTGATGTGCTGACCGTCGACGTCGGCATCCGCCATCAGCACGATCTTGTGGTACCGCGCCTTCTCGACGGCGAAGTCCTCGCCGATGCCGGTGCCGAACGCCTGGATCATCGCCTGGATCTCGTTGTTGCCCAGCGCGCGGTCGAGGCGGGCGCGCTCGACATTGAGGATCTTGCCGCGGAGAGCGAGGATCGCCTGCGTGTGCGGGTCGCGACCCTGCACCGCCGAGCCGCCGGCCGAGTCGCCCTCGACGAGGAAGATCTCGCTGATCGACGGGTCTTTGCTCGTGCAGTCCTTGAGCTTGTCGGGCATCGACGCCGACTCGAACACGCTCTTGCGACGCGCGGTCTCGCGCGCCTTGCGGGCGGCGAGTCGGGCGGTAGCGGCATCGATCGCCTTGCGAACGACGAGCTTGGCCTGCTGCGGGTTTCGCTCGAACCAGTCGCCGAGCTGGTCGCCGACGACCTTCTGCACGAAGGCCTTGGCCTCGGTGTTGCCGAGCTTCGTCTTCGTCTGGCCCTCGAACTGCGGCTCGGAGAGCTTGATCGAGATGACGGCGGTGAGACCCTCGCGGACGTCGTCGCCCGAGAGGTTGTCGTCCTTCTCCTTGAGGAGGTTCTGCGACCGCGCGTACTTGTTCACGAGCGTCGTGAGCGCCGCCCGGAAACCCTCTTCGTGCGTGCCGCCCTCGTGGGTGTTGATCGTGTTCGCGTAGGTGAAGACGTTCTCGGTGTAGCTCGTCGTCCACTGCATCGCGAGCTCGAGCGCGATCTTGCGGTCGGTGTCTTCGGACTCGACCTCGATGATCTGGTCGTTCACGACATCGGCGTGACGCGTCTTGTTGAGGTACTCGACGTAGTCGACGAGGCCTCGTTCGTAGAGGAACGAGTCCGTGGGCTGCGTAAAGCGGACCTCGCCCTCGGTCTCGGTCTCGATCGCTTCGCCCGGACGCTCATCGACGAGGTCGATGCGCAGGCCCTTGTTCAGGAACGCCATCTGCTGGAAGCGCGTGCGGAGGGTGTCGTAGTCGAACTCGACCGTCTCGAAGATCTCGGGGTCGGGCCAGAACGTGATGATGGTGCCTGTCTCGCTGCTCTCCTCACCCTGCTCGAGCGGTGAGACGGGCACGCCGCCGTCGCGGTAGGACTGACGCCAGACGGAGCCCTGACGCCTGACCTCGACCTCGAGGCGAGTCGAGAGGGCGTTGACGACCGATGAGCCGACGCCGTGCAGGCCGCCCGAGACGGCGTAGCCCCCGCCGCCGAACTTGCCACCGGCGTGCAGCACCGTGAGGACGACTTCGACGGTCGACTTCCCCTCTGTCTTGTGCATGTCGACGGGGATGCCTCGGCCGTTGTCGACGACCCGCACTCCGCCGTCCGGCAGGATCGTCACCTCGATGAGATCGCAGTATCCCGCGAGGGCCTCGTCGACCGAGTTGTCGACGATCTCGTAGACGAGGTGATGCAGACCGCGCGGGCCGGTGGACCCGATGTACATGCCGGGACGTTTGCGAACCGCCTCGAGGCCTTCGAGCACCTGGATCGCGTCAGCGCCGTAGTCGCCGAGCGGGGTTCCGCTGTTCGTCGATGCGGGTTCTCCGGCAACGCTTTCGGGATTCACAGACGTCATATGTTCTCGAGCGCTCCAGATCGGCCGTCGGGGTCGATCCATCCTATCAAGTGAAGGGCCTCAGCGGAGGCTGTACGGCCCTGTGGCGCCCGGAAATCTGTCCGGATAGTTCCAGATGTGACTCAGCCGTAGGTATCGCGCGGACCGCGCCCTGGGACGGCTCTGGGACCCCATTTCCAGGAGGGGACGTCGGGCCCGATGAACCGGATCGTCTCGACCCCCGCCTCGGGATAGCGCCGGACGATCTCCGAGAGGATGTGAGCGCGCATCAGCTGAAGCTGCTTCGCCCACGCCGTCGAATCGGCCTGGACGGTCAGCGTGCCGTCCGAGAACGCCACCGGTCTGGTGTGCTGAGCGGTGTCGGCCCCTGCCACCTCATCCCACGTCCGGACGACGTCCTCACGCGCCAGCTGAGAGTCCCAGCCCGCTTCGCGCGTCAGCGCCGAGAGCACATCTCCCACCCCGCGCGGGTCTCGCCCGGCCGTGAAGGGCGCGTTCTCATCGTCGTCACGCTTCCGCCGCTTGCGCCGGAACGAGCGGGCCGACGGCTCGAGCCCGCGCAGCCGCAGGTAGGTGGCGATCGTCTCGGGCAGATCGTCCGCGCCGGCGTCAGGCATCCGCGGACTCCAGGATGCGACCCGCCTCCACCCGCACGACGTGCGCACGCAGTCCTGCCGGCACGTCCTGCTCGACGGCGGCTGTGACGACGACCTGCTCGTACCCACCGACGAGGTCGGCGAGTCGCGCGCGCCGGTCGCTGTCGAGCTCGGCGAACACGTCGTCGAGGATCAGCACGGGGTCGCCGAGCTGCGATTCGGCGCGGAGCAGCTCGGCGGAGGCGAGCCGGAGTGCGAGGGCGACCGACCAGGACTCGCCGTGCGAGGCGTAGCCCTTGACGGGGAGGCCGCGGACGCGGAGCACGAGGTCGTCGCGATGCGGCCCGACGAGGGTGAGGCCGCGGTCGAGCTCGGCGGTGCGCCGCGCGGCGAGTGCGGCTCGGAACATGTCGACAGTCGCGACGGGGGACGCGGCATCCGTCCCGTCGTTCGCGGCCTCGCGCGGACTCGTGTCATCCTCCGGATCGGCGCCGCGGACGGAGAGGGACCAGTCGAGTTCGGGTTGGTGGTCGGCACCCGCGATCGCGGTGTACGCCGCCGTGAGCGGGGCCGCGAGCTCGCCGGCGAGGGCGAGCCGGGCGTCGATCACCTGGGTGCCGAGCGCGATGAGCTTGTCGTCCCAGACATCGAGCGTCGAAAGGGCGTCCCCGCGAATGCCTCGAGCCCGCGCCGACTTGAGGAGCGCGGTGCGCTGCTTGAGCACGCGGTCATAGTCGCCGAGCACAGCGCTCATGCGCGGGGACCGCTGCACGAGCAGCTGATCGGCGAAGCGGCGCCGGGCCGACGGGTCGCCGCGGACGATCTGGAGATCTTCCGGCGCGAAGAGGACGACCTGCGCGTAGCGCGGCAGCTCCGACGTCTTGACGGGTGCGCCGTTGACCCGCGCCTTGTTGGAGCCCTGCCGGTTGACCTGCGCTTCGAGCAGCACGCGACGCTCGCCGTGCGCGAGCCGTGCCCGGACGATCGCCGCATCCGCGCCGTCGCGCACGAGCGGCGCGTCGTTCGAGACGCGATGCGACCCGAGCGTCGCGAAGAACGCGATCGCCTCCGCGAGATTCGTCTTGCCCTGACCGTTTCGGCCGATGAAGACGTTGGGACCGCGATCGAGGGCGACGTCGGCGGCCGCATAGTTGCGGAAGTCGACGAGGCTCAACTGCTCCACGATCACGGATCAACCCTAGTTCGGGCGTCCGACCCGGAAGCCGGCGCGGGGCTCAGCGCAGCAGCAGGTTCGGCTGCAGGAGGTACTTGAAGGTGCCCTCCCCGCCCTTGTCGACCGAGGTCTGCGGGGTGATGAGGACGGGGCTGAGCTTGTTGGCGTTCTCGCTCGACGTGAAGGTGATCCGTGCGAACTCGCTGCGGACGGCGCCGAGCGACTCGAGGAGGTACTGCGGGTTCAGGCCCAGAGTCACCTCGTCGCCCACGAGTGTGGCATCGACCGACTCGGTCGCGCGAGCCTGCTCCGTGCCCGAGGCATCCATCGACACGCTGTCGGCGGTGAAGGTGAAGCGCAACGGAGCCGAGCGGTCGAGGACGAGCGACACACGCCGCACGGCCTCGGCGAGCTCCGCCGTGTTGACGACCGCGTGGTGATCCGTGGCCTCGGGGAACAGCCGCCGCACGGGCGGGAAGTTGCCCTTGATGAGCAGCGACGTGACGGTCTTGTTGCCCGCCGTGAAGGCGATGATCTCGCGATCGCCCGAGCCGGAGAAGGCGATCGAGATGTCGCCGCCGTGCGAGAACGTCTTCCCGACCTCGGTGAGGGTGCGGGCGGGGACGAGCGCCGTCGTCGCCTCGTCGGACGCGGCCGAGCCGCCGTCCCATGGGATCTCGCGCAGCGCGACGCGGTAGCGGTCGGTCGCGACGAGGCTCAGCTGCGTGCCCGACACCTCGAGCTGCACGCCGGTGAGCACGGGCGTCACGTCGTCGCGCGACGCGGCGAAGGCGACCTGCGCGATCGCGGTCGCGAAGTCTTCGGACGGCACGAGTCCGGAGTCGCCGGAGACCTCGGGGATCGCCGGGTACTCCTGCACGGGCATGGACGCGAGCGTGAATCGTGCCGAGCCGCAGGTGAGGAGGATTCCGCCGTCGTCATCGACCGCGATCTCGATCGGGGCGTTCGGCAGGCGGCTCGCGATCTCGGACAGCAGACGGCCGTGGACGAGGATCGTTCCCGGCTCGTCGACGGTCGCCTCGATCGTGGTGCGAGCGGATGCCTCGTAGTCGAACGCCGCGAGCGACAGGCCTTCGTCGCCGGCCTCGATCAGCACTCCCGCGAGGATCGGCTGGGGGTTTCGCTGCGGAAGCAGCTTGACGACGAACGAGACCGCCTCACTGAAGACGTCGCGATTGACGTGGAACCTCATGCCGCTCCCTTGTCGTCCTGGGGCTTGGGTTACCCATGCTAGTGCCCACGTCGACCCGCACCCCAAGGGGTGCCCCCGACCCGTCGAGGTGATCGGATCGGATCTTCATCAAAGGTTTCTTGTCATGGTGTTAACAGCTGTGGAAAGTGTGGATAAGTCTGCGGATCCCAATCGTCTCCTGGGAACTACAAACGTGTGAGATGTGGAAGGGCTGCGGAGTGCGTGGATGCCGGGTGTGACGCGGTCGGCATCGTTCGTCGTCGCCGTCCACAGGCGCCTGGCCGCTGTTCACAGGTTTCCGCAGTCGATCCGAGTTATCCACAGGTTTTCCACACTGTGCAGAACGGGAATAATGGCGCGCGCCAAGGGGAGTGTCAAGCACTTTCTGCGGCATATGACGGCGAAAGGCCGGCACCAGGCCGACGCGGAGCGGGACGAGGCATCCGTCACCGTCCGGTCGTGCGGCCACGCCGAAGCGGCCTCTGTGCGGAGGCCGGCGGCGGGGTGGGTCAGCGCCCGGTGCGGCCGAGCTGCGCCGTGATCTCGGAGACCTGGTTGTAGATCGAGCGGCGCTCCTTCATGAGGTCGCTGATCTTCTTGTACGCGTACATGACGGTCGTGTGATCGCGATTGCCGAAGAGCTGGCCGATCTTGGGGAGCGAGAGGCTCGTGCGCTCCCTGCACAGATACATGGCGATCTGCCGTGCGGTGGCGACGGCCTGCGAGCGGCTCGACCCGTAGAGGTCGTCGACCGAGAGCTTGAAGTAGGCCGCCGTCGCCGTGATGATGTCGGTCGGCGAGATGACGTTGGCATCGTCCTGGTCGACGATGTCGCGGAGCACCGTCTGAGCGAGGGACATGTCGAGCGTGGAGCGGTTGAGGCTCGCGAATGCCGAGACGCGGATGAGGGCGCCCTCAAGTTCACGGATGTTCGACGACACCACGGTCGCGATGTATTCGAGCACTTCGTCGGGGATGTGCAGCCGCTCGGACTGGGCCTTCTTCCTCAGGATCGCGATGCGGGTCTCGAGGTCGGGCGCCTGGACGTCGGTGATGAGGCCCCACTCGAAGCGGCTGCGCATCCGGTCCTCGAAGCCGGTGAGGTGCTTCGGCGGGACGTCGCTCGTGATCACGACCTGCTTGTCGTGATCGTGGAGCGTGTTGAAGGTGTGGAAGAAGGCTTCCTGCGTCTCGGCACGGCCCTGCAGGAACTGGATGTCGTCGATCAGCAGGATGTCGACATCTCGATACCGCGCCTGGAATGCCGAGCCGCGGTTGTTCGCGATCGAGTTGATGAAGTCGTTCGTGAACTCCTCGCTCGACACGTAGCGGACCCGGATGCCGGCGTACAGGCTGATCGCGTAATCGCCGATCGCATGCAGGAGGTGCGTCTTCCCGAGGCCCGAGTCGCCGTAGATGAACAGCGGGTTGTATGCCTTGGCGGGAGCCTCGGCCACCGCGACCGCTGCGGCATGCGCGAAGCGGTTGGACTGCCCGATGACGAAGTTGTCGAACGTGTACTTCGGGTTCAGGCGCGAATCGTTGCGGGCCGAGGCCATGTCGACGGGCTCGTCGATGCGGGGACGGATGACGCCGGTCTGCGTGGGCGCAGACACCTGCGCTGAACTCTGCACCGGTGCCTGGATCGGGATCGGCGCGGTGAGGTGCTGATCGGCGAGATCGGGATTCACCACGACCCGGAAGGTGGTCGCGACCGGGTCGGCCTGCGGGACGCGCGACAGCGCCTCCATGATGGGAGCCCGCATGCGCTTGTTGATCTGCGCCGCGGTCAAGTCGTTCGGCACGTCGAGGTAGAGAGTCCCGCTCATCACTCCCTGCGGCACCGCCAGATTCAGGAACCCGTGGAGCTGCGGTGTCACCCGGTCGTCGACCGTGAGCTCGTCCAGCACTGCCGCCCAGACTGGTACATCTGGAATGTCGTGCTGAGCCATGGCCCCCCGGGTTGATCGATGCGCCTCAGGCTCAAGGAATGTGGCATCCCGTGCCTGTGGATAACTGCCGGAGCCACGCTAGTCACCGGGCGTCTGTCGAGCAAACCCCACTGTAAGGCGGCGGGCGTGTCGGTGCCAGAGCGGGCTGATCCCTTGTGCATAATGCCCGCCGACGGGCTCGGTTTGA
This genomic interval from Microbacterium sp. 4R-513 contains the following:
- the gyrA gene encoding DNA gyrase subunit A, yielding MADDSTTTEASGHNHGHIEQVDLQGEMQRSYLDYAMAVIVGRALPDVRDGLKPVHRRVIYAMYDGGYRPDKSFSKCARVVGEVMGQYHPHGDAPIYDTLVRLVQPWALRYPLALGQGNFGSPGNMGAAAPRYTETKMAPLALEMVRDIEEETVDFEENYDGRTQEPTVLPSRFPNLLVNGSVGIAVGMATNIPPHNLREVAEGALWALENPDASREELLEALMQRIKGPDFPTGAQILGTRGIHEAYRTGRGSITMRAVVEIAEIQGRTCLVITELPYQVNPDNLALKIADLARDGKISGIADIRDETSGRTGQRLVIVLKRDAVAKVVLNNLYKHTQLQENFGANMLAIVDGVPRTLSLDGFVSHWVDHQVDVIVRRTQFRLRKAEERMHILRGYLKALDALDEVIALIRRSPTVDDAREGLMGLLGIDEIQADAILSMQLRRLAALERQKIIDEATELEAQITDFRDILAKPERQRSIIREELRGIVEKFGDDRRTSIEFGFDGDMTDEDLIPEEEMVVSVTRDGYIKRTRSDNYRSQHRGGKGVKGAQLRADDVVEHFFVTTTHHWLLFFTTKGRVYREKTYRVPEAGRDAKGQHVANLLALQPDEEIAQILDIRDYRVATYLVLATRGGLVKKTRLTEYDTNRQGGVIAIKLREDDEVVSALLVDEGDDVLLISRHGMSLRFTATDDALRPMGRSTEGVKGMSFRGDDSLLSASLVDHDGFVFVVTEGGYAKRTEVDQYRGQSRGGLGIKVAKLSEDRGDLAGGLIVSEDDEVLVVLASGKVVRSAVAEVPAKGRDTMGVVFARPDGDDRIIAIARNGERGLAEEAEAGADQESAESEASAETPEESTDA
- the gyrB gene encoding DNA topoisomerase (ATP-hydrolyzing) subunit B, which codes for MTSVNPESVAGEPASTNSGTPLGDYGADAIQVLEGLEAVRKRPGMYIGSTGPRGLHHLVYEIVDNSVDEALAGYCDLIEVTILPDGGVRVVDNGRGIPVDMHKTEGKSTVEVVLTVLHAGGKFGGGGYAVSGGLHGVGSSVVNALSTRLEVEVRRQGSVWRQSYRDGGVPVSPLEQGEESSETGTIITFWPDPEIFETVEFDYDTLRTRFQQMAFLNKGLRIDLVDERPGEAIETETEGEVRFTQPTDSFLYERGLVDYVEYLNKTRHADVVNDQIIEVESEDTDRKIALELAMQWTTSYTENVFTYANTINTHEGGTHEEGFRAALTTLVNKYARSQNLLKEKDDNLSGDDVREGLTAVISIKLSEPQFEGQTKTKLGNTEAKAFVQKVVGDQLGDWFERNPQQAKLVVRKAIDAATARLAARKARETARRKSVFESASMPDKLKDCTSKDPSISEIFLVEGDSAGGSAVQGRDPHTQAILALRGKILNVERARLDRALGNNEIQAMIQAFGTGIGEDFAVEKARYHKIVLMADADVDGQHITTLLLTLLFRYMRGLIEAGYVYLAMPPLYRLKWSNSPHEYVYSDVERDALLADGLANGKRIPKDNGIQRYKGLGEMNDKELWETTMDPTTRTLRQVTIDDAVAADTIFTTLMGEDVESRRQFIQKNAKDVRFLDI
- a CDS encoding DciA family protein, whose protein sequence is MPDAGADDLPETIATYLRLRGLEPSARSFRRKRRKRDDDENAPFTAGRDPRGVGDVLSALTREAGWDSQLAREDVVRTWDEVAGADTAQHTRPVAFSDGTLTVQADSTAWAKQLQLMRAHILSEIVRRYPEAGVETIRFIGPDVPSWKWGPRAVPGRGPRDTYG
- the recF gene encoding DNA replication/repair protein RecF; protein product: MIVEQLSLVDFRNYAAADVALDRGPNVFIGRNGQGKTNLAEAIAFFATLGSHRVSNDAPLVRDGADAAIVRARLAHGERRVLLEAQVNRQGSNKARVNGAPVKTSELPRYAQVVLFAPEDLQIVRGDPSARRRFADQLLVQRSPRMSAVLGDYDRVLKQRTALLKSARARGIRGDALSTLDVWDDKLIALGTQVIDARLALAGELAAPLTAAYTAIAGADHQPELDWSLSVRGADPEDDTSPREAANDGTDAASPVATVDMFRAALAARRTAELDRGLTLVGPHRDDLVLRVRGLPVKGYASHGESWSVALALRLASAELLRAESQLGDPVLILDDVFAELDSDRRARLADLVGGYEQVVVTAAVEQDVPAGLRAHVVRVEAGRILESADA
- the dnaN gene encoding DNA polymerase III subunit beta, which translates into the protein MRFHVNRDVFSEAVSFVVKLLPQRNPQPILAGVLIEAGDEGLSLAAFDYEASARTTIEATVDEPGTILVHGRLLSEIASRLPNAPIEIAVDDDGGILLTCGSARFTLASMPVQEYPAIPEVSGDSGLVPSEDFATAIAQVAFAASRDDVTPVLTGVQLEVSGTQLSLVATDRYRVALREIPWDGGSAASDEATTALVPARTLTEVGKTFSHGGDISIAFSGSGDREIIAFTAGNKTVTSLLIKGNFPPVRRLFPEATDHHAVVNTAELAEAVRRVSLVLDRSAPLRFTFTADSVSMDASGTEQARATESVDATLVGDEVTLGLNPQYLLESLGAVRSEFARITFTSSENANKLSPVLITPQTSVDKGGEGTFKYLLQPNLLLR
- the dnaA gene encoding chromosomal replication initiator protein DnaA, with amino-acid sequence MAQHDIPDVPVWAAVLDELTVDDRVTPQLHGFLNLAVPQGVMSGTLYLDVPNDLTAAQINKRMRAPIMEALSRVPQADPVATTFRVVVNPDLADQHLTAPIPIQAPVQSSAQVSAPTQTGVIRPRIDEPVDMASARNDSRLNPKYTFDNFVIGQSNRFAHAAAVAVAEAPAKAYNPLFIYGDSGLGKTHLLHAIGDYAISLYAGIRVRYVSSEEFTNDFINSIANNRGSAFQARYRDVDILLIDDIQFLQGRAETQEAFFHTFNTLHDHDKQVVITSDVPPKHLTGFEDRMRSRFEWGLITDVQAPDLETRIAILRKKAQSERLHIPDEVLEYIATVVSSNIRELEGALIRVSAFASLNRSTLDMSLAQTVLRDIVDQDDANVISPTDIITATAAYFKLSVDDLYGSSRSQAVATARQIAMYLCRERTSLSLPKIGQLFGNRDHTTVMYAYKKISDLMKERRSIYNQVSEITAQLGRTGR